A stretch of the Amphiura filiformis unplaced genomic scaffold, Afil_fr2py scaffold_25, whole genome shotgun sequence genome encodes the following:
- the LOC140143640 gene encoding uncharacterized protein — MSDDIAHGQWNQVDARRSSAWRELKAVEMVMASFVKKLGNHVVKWFTDNQSVAAIATKGSMKTDLQEIALNIFRICVQDNISLEVEWVPRSDNERADYISRIIDADDWAISDYIFEKLDTRWGPHTIDRFASFYNAKLPRFDSRFWNPGCENIDAFTVDWSNENNWLVPPIHLIPRVLFHMMRPGAAGTLICPQWYSAPFGDIVPRWTDSYSWSGGYTGITVIFQSGIWSDAGYEEHDERNKLASELPGVTLNSRADSTIKQYGGAFCNWCTWADRFGKSKIPADPYYVSLYLIHVSHSANTPAPILKATAAISWAHKLAGSSDPCLSPIVKNAAEGLKRKLASPTVKKEPITAEILVKVYDHYCADLSIKNLLTIRTVTMCLIAYAGFLRFDELSEIKREDITFELSHMSILIPSSKTDIYRQGNSVIIARLTSTVCPVRMLQKYLELAQVQD, encoded by the exons ATGTCGGATGATATTGCTCATGGGCAATggaatcaagttgatgcaagacgaAGCTCGGCATGGAGAGAGCTTAAGGCCGTAGAAATGGTCATGGCTTCATTTGTCAAGAAGCTTGGGAATCATGTTGTGAAATGGTTTACGGATAACCAAAGTGTTGCAGCGATAGCAACAAAAGGCAGTATGAAAACTGATTTACAAGAAATTGCTTTGAACATTTTCAGAATTTGTGTCCAAGATAATATATCTTTAGAAGTGGAATGGGTCCCTAGATCAGACAATGAAAGAGCTGATTATATCAGTCGCATTATTGATGCTGATGATTGGGCTATCTCAGATTATATATTTGAGAAATTGGACACAAGATGGGGTCCTCATACAATAGACAGATTTGCCAGTTTTTACAATGCAAAGTTGCCAAGATTCGATTCGAGGTTTTGGAACCCAGGTTGTGAGAATATAGACGCATTTACTGTGGATTGGTCTAATGAAAATAACTGGTTAGTGCCACCTATCCACCTCATTCCAAGAGTCCTATTTCACATGATGCGTCCGGGGGCAGCAGGAACTCTTATTTGCCCTCAGTGGTATTCGGCCCCTTTTGGCGATATTGTTCCCAGATGGACAGACTCCTATAGTTGGAGTGGTGGATATACAGGAATTACA GTAATCTTCCAGAGTGGTATATGGTCAGATGCTGGATACGAAGAGCATGATGAACGGAACAAATTAGCGTCAGAATTGCCTGGTGTGACATTAAACTCTAGAGCCGATTCAACTATAAAACAATATGGAGGAGCATTTTGCAATTGGTGCACATGGGCTGACAGATTTGGAAAGTCAAAAATTCCAGCGGATCCctattatgtttcattatatctcATTCATGTCAGTCATTCAGCCAACACACCAGCACCTATTTTGAAAGCCACTGCTGCTATTTCATGGGCTCATAAATTGGCAGGGAGTTCAGATCCTTGTCTTTCTCCAATTGTTAAGAATGCTGCTGAGGGTTTGAAGCGTAAATTAGCATCTCCTACCGTTAAAAAGGAGCCTATAACAGCAGAAATTCTGGTTAAAGTATATGATCACTATTGTGCAGATTTGTCCATCAAGAATTTGCTTACTATTAGAACTGTAACAATGTGCTTGATAGCTTATGCAGGGTTTCTCCGTTTTGATGAACTTTCTGAGATAAAAAGAGAGGATATAACATTTGAGTTATCACATATGTCAATTCTGATTCCTTCTAGCAAGACGGACATTTATAGGCAAGGTAACTCAGTTATTATAGCACGTCTGACATCAACAGTTTGTCCTGTTCGTATGTTACAGAAGTATTTAGAGTTAGCTCAGGTCCAAGATTGA